The Prunus persica cultivar Lovell chromosome G7, Prunus_persica_NCBIv2, whole genome shotgun sequence genome has a segment encoding these proteins:
- the LOC18769346 gene encoding 2-alkenal reductase (NADP(+)-dependent), with protein NLYKYESDTFLREREAAAEVIGKSSSKLQIASFIGAAEEVIMRNKQVILRDTVSGFPKESDMLVTTGSTELKLPEGSSSGAVLVKNLYLSCDPYMRGRMTKRHPGDSYVNSFNPGSPLTGYGVAKVLESGDPKFKQGDFVWGITGWEEYSVITATEALFKIHNTDVPLSYYTGILGMPGITAYAGFYEVCSPKKGETVYVSAASGAVGQLVGQFAKLLGCYVVGSAGSKEKVDLLKNKFGFDEAFNYKEEPNLVAALKRYFPEGIDIYFENVGGKMLDAVLLNMRIHGRIAVCGMISQYNLEQPEGVHNLTSVISKQLRMEGFVAPSYYHLYGKFLEMVVPAINEGKITYVEDVVEGLESAPAALVGLFAGRNVGKQVVVVSRE; from the exons aatctttataaATATGAATCGGATACATTccttagagagagagaagccgCAGCAGAAGTTATTGGTAAAAGCTCAAGCAAATTGCAAATTGCAAGTTTCATAGGAGCAGCAGAGGAAGTGATCATGAGGAACAAGCAGGTGATCCTGAGAGACACAGTCTCCGGCTTCCCCAAAGAATCTGACATGCTAGTGACCACTGGCAGTACAGAGCTGAAGCTTCCAGAAGGTTCTTCGAGTGGTGCGGTTTTGGTGAAGAACCTCTACTTGTCCTGCGATCCATATATGAGGGGCCGTATGACCAAGCGCCATCCCGGCGACAGTTATGTCAACTCGTTCAACCCCGGTTCG CCTTTAACTGGATATGGAGTGGCTAAAGTTCTGGAATCTGGCGATCCCAAGTTTAAGCAAGGCGACTTCGTTTGGGGAATTACCGGGTGGGAGGAATATAGTGTCATCACTGCAACAGAGGCCCTGTTTAAGATTCACAACACCGATGTCCCTCTCTCTTATTATACTGGAATTCTGG gTATGCCTGGAATAACTGCTTATGCTGGTTTTTATGAGGTTTGCTCTCCTAAGAAAGGAGAGACAGTCTACGTTTCAGCAGCATCTGGAGCAGTAGGTCAACTAGTTGGGCAATTTGCAAAGTTGTTGGGTTGCTATGTTGTTGGGAGTGCTGGAAGCAAAGAAAAG GTTGATTTGCTGAAGAACAAGTTTGGATTTGATGAGGCTTTCAATTATAAAGAAGAACCTAACTTGGTTGCTGCTTTAAAAAG ATATTTTCCTGAAGGCATCGATATATACTTTGAAAATGTTGGGGGAAAGATGCTTGATGCAGTGCTACTGAACATGAGGATCCATGGCCGAATAGCAGTTTGTGGGATGATCTCACAGTACAACCTTGAGCAACCAGAAGGTGTACATAATTTAACGTCTGTGATCTCTAAACAGCTCCGTATGGAAGGTTTTGTGGCTCCCAGTTACTATCATCTTTACGGGAAGTTTCTTGAAATGGTTGTGCCAGCCATAAATGAAGGGAAGATAACGTACGTTGAAGATGTAGTTGAAGGCCTTGAGAGCGCTCCAGCAGCTCTGGTTGGGCTCTTTGCCGGCCGCAATGTAGGAAAGCAGGTTGTTGTAGTTTCCCGAGAATGA
- the LOC18771701 gene encoding 2-alkenal reductase (NADP(+)-dependent) isoform X2 → MAGGDEVKEVRNQQVLARDYISAIPVESDMYLNTSSTIKLRVPDDDDCQEAMLLKNLYLSCDPYMRGESNIVLIIIYILLFLPHAQPIVGYGVSKVVDSKHPEFKAGDLVWGITKWEEYTLIKNTQSFFKINHTDVPLSYYTGILGMPGMTAYAGFYEVCNPKKGEYVYVSSAFGAVGQLVGQFAKLMGCYVVGSAGSQEKVDILKNKFGFDEAFNYKEEADLAAALKRYFPQGIDIYFENVGGKMLDAVLLNMRLHGRIAVCGMISQYNFEQHQGVTNLMHLVYNRVRMEGFFVPDFYHLYPKFLDLVVPYIKQGNITYAEDIVEGLENGPASLVRLFSGRNAGKAVVVVARD, encoded by the exons atggcAGGAGGAGATGAAGTGAAGGAAGTGAGGAACCAGCAAGTGCTTGCTAGAGATTACATAAGTGCGATTCCGGTGGAGTCAGACATGTACTTGAACACAAGCAGCACCATAAAACTGAGAGTGCCAGATGACGATGATTGCCAAGAGGCCATGCTGCTCAAGAACCTCTACTTGTCCTGCGATCCCTACATGCGAGGC GAGTCAAACATTGtcctaataataatatatatacttctTTTTTTACCCCACGCACAGCCAATAGTTGGATATGGAGTGTCTAAAGTCGTAGATTCTAAGCATCCAGAGTTCAAGGCAGGCGATTTAGTTTGGGGCATAACAAAATGGGAGGAGTATACTCTCATAAAAAACACCCAGAGTTTCTTCAAAATAAACCACACTGATGTTCCCCTTTCCTACTACACTGGAATTCTAG GTATGCCTGGTATGACTGCTTATGCTGGTTTCTATGAGGTCTGTAATCCCAAGAAGGGAGAATATGTGTACGTCTCATCCGCATTTGGGGCTGTTGGTCAGCTGGTTGGCCAATTTGCCAAACTCATGGGTTGTTATGTTGTTGGAAGTGCTGGGAGtcaagaaaag gTTGATATATTGAAAAACAAGTTTGGGTTCGATGAGGCTTTCAATTATAAGGAAGAGGCAGACCTGGCCGCTGCTTTGAAACGGTATTTCCCACAAGGCATCGACATTTACTTTGAGAACGTTGGGGGCAAAATGCTTGATGCAGTGCTCCTCAATATGAGGCTTCACGGCCGCATTGCTGTGTGTGGGATGATCTCGCAGTACAATTTTGAGCAGCACCAAGGAGTCACCAACTTAATGCATCTCGTTTATAACCGTGTTCGCATGGAAGGATTCTTTGTGCCTGATTTCTATCACCTCTATCCCAAGTTCTTGGATCTTGTGGTGCCCTACATCAAACAAGGCAACATCACTTATGCGGAAGACATTGTTGAGGGCCTTGAGAATGGTCCTGCTTCGCTCGTCCGCCTTTTCTCTGGCCGCAATGCTGGAAAAGCAGTCGTTGTTGTTGCTCGCGAttaa
- the LOC18769406 gene encoding 2-alkenal reductase (NADP(+)-dependent): protein MAASTGGGVGAEDVVRNKQVILRDYVSGFPKESDMQVTTGTTKLKLPEGSTAGVLVKNLYLSCDPYMRSRMTKRDPGASYVDSFNAGSPITGYGVAKVLESANPKFKQGDLVWGMTGWEEYSIITATDSLFKIHNTDVPLSYYTGILGMPGMTAYAGFYEVCSPKKGETVYVSAASGAVGQLVGQFAKLSGCYVVGSAGTKEKVDLLKKKFGFDGAFNYKEEPDLDAALKRFFPEGIDIYFENVGGKMLDAVLPNMRVHGRIAVCGMISQYNLEQPEGVHNLMYLVIKQVRMEGFLVFNYYHLYGKFLEMVLPAIKEGKITYVEDVVEGLESAPASLIGLFAGRNVGKQVVLVSRE from the exons ATGGCGGCGAGTACTGGTGGTGGAGTAGGAGCAGAGGACGTGGTGAGGAACAAGCAGGTGATTCTGAGAGACTATGTCTCCGGCTTCCCCAAAGAGTCTGACATGCAAGTGACCACTGGCACTACCAAGCTGAAGCTTCCAGAAGGTTCCACTGCTGGGGTTTTGGTGAAGAACCTCTACCTCTCCTGCGACCCTTATATGAGAAGCCGCATGACCAAGCGCGACCCTGGCGCCAGTTATGTCGACTCCTTCAACGCCGGTTCG CCTATAACTGGATATGGAGTCGctaaagttttggaatctgctAATCCCAAGTTTAAGCAAGGCGACTTGGTTTGGGGGATGACTGGGTGGGAAGAATACAGCATCATCACTGCAACAGACTCTCTCTTTAAGATTCACAACACTGATGTGCCCCTCTCTTACTATACTGGAATTCTAG GTATGCCTGGAATGACTGCTTATGCTGGTTTTTATGAGGTTTGCTCTCCTAAGAAGGGAGAGACAGTGTATGTTTCAGCAGCATCTGGAGCAGTAGGTCAGCTTGTTGGCCAATTTGCAAAGTTGTCTGGTTGCTATGTTGTTGGTAGTGCTGGAACCAAAGAAAAG GTTGATCTGCTGAAGAAAAAGTTCGGGTTTGACGGCGCTTTCAATTATAAAGAAGAACCTGATTTGGATGCAGCTTTAAAAAG GTTCTTTCCTGAGGGCATCGATATATACTTTGAAAATGTTGGGGGAAAGATGCTTGATGCAGTGCTGCCGAACATGAGGGTCCACGGTCGGATTGCAGTTTGTGGGATGATCTCACAGTACAACCTGGAGCAGCCAGAAGGGGTACATAATTTAATGTATCTGGTCATTAAACAGGTCCGCATGGAAGGTTTCCTGGTTTTTAATTACTATCATCTTTACGGGAAGTTTCTTGAAATGGTTTTGCCTGCCATAAAAGAAGGGAAGATAACATACGTGGAAGATGTAGTTGAAGGGCTTGAGAGCGCTCCAGCATCTCTGATTGGGCTCTTTGCGGGGCGCAATGTAGGAAAGCAGGTGGTTCTAGTTTCCCGAGAATGA
- the LOC18771701 gene encoding 2-alkenal reductase (NADP(+)-dependent) isoform X1, whose translation MAGGDEVKEVRNQQVLARDYISAIPVESDMYLNTSSTIKLRVPDDDDCQEAMLLKNLYLSCDPYMRGVKHSDDAASSTLQDRIVFFATDKPIVGYGVSKVVDSKHPEFKAGDLVWGITKWEEYTLIKNTQSFFKINHTDVPLSYYTGILGMPGMTAYAGFYEVCNPKKGEYVYVSSAFGAVGQLVGQFAKLMGCYVVGSAGSQEKVDILKNKFGFDEAFNYKEEADLAAALKRYFPQGIDIYFENVGGKMLDAVLLNMRLHGRIAVCGMISQYNFEQHQGVTNLMHLVYNRVRMEGFFVPDFYHLYPKFLDLVVPYIKQGNITYAEDIVEGLENGPASLVRLFSGRNAGKAVVVVARD comes from the exons atggcAGGAGGAGATGAAGTGAAGGAAGTGAGGAACCAGCAAGTGCTTGCTAGAGATTACATAAGTGCGATTCCGGTGGAGTCAGACATGTACTTGAACACAAGCAGCACCATAAAACTGAGAGTGCCAGATGACGATGATTGCCAAGAGGCCATGCTGCTCAAGAACCTCTACTTGTCCTGCGATCCCTACATGCGAGGCGTTAAGCACAGCGATGATGCAGCCTCCTCCACTCTCCAAGATCGCATTGTTTTCTTTGCCACTGACAAA CCAATAGTTGGATATGGAGTGTCTAAAGTCGTAGATTCTAAGCATCCAGAGTTCAAGGCAGGCGATTTAGTTTGGGGCATAACAAAATGGGAGGAGTATACTCTCATAAAAAACACCCAGAGTTTCTTCAAAATAAACCACACTGATGTTCCCCTTTCCTACTACACTGGAATTCTAG GTATGCCTGGTATGACTGCTTATGCTGGTTTCTATGAGGTCTGTAATCCCAAGAAGGGAGAATATGTGTACGTCTCATCCGCATTTGGGGCTGTTGGTCAGCTGGTTGGCCAATTTGCCAAACTCATGGGTTGTTATGTTGTTGGAAGTGCTGGGAGtcaagaaaag gTTGATATATTGAAAAACAAGTTTGGGTTCGATGAGGCTTTCAATTATAAGGAAGAGGCAGACCTGGCCGCTGCTTTGAAACGGTATTTCCCACAAGGCATCGACATTTACTTTGAGAACGTTGGGGGCAAAATGCTTGATGCAGTGCTCCTCAATATGAGGCTTCACGGCCGCATTGCTGTGTGTGGGATGATCTCGCAGTACAATTTTGAGCAGCACCAAGGAGTCACCAACTTAATGCATCTCGTTTATAACCGTGTTCGCATGGAAGGATTCTTTGTGCCTGATTTCTATCACCTCTATCCCAAGTTCTTGGATCTTGTGGTGCCCTACATCAAACAAGGCAACATCACTTATGCGGAAGACATTGTTGAGGGCCTTGAGAATGGTCCTGCTTCGCTCGTCCGCCTTTTCTCTGGCCGCAATGCTGGAAAAGCAGTCGTTGTTGTTGCTCGCGAttaa
- the LOC18769053 gene encoding 2-alkenal reductase (NADP(+)-dependent) has protein sequence MASEDGVIKIIRNKQVILRDYVSGFPKESDMQVVNSGTIKLKLPEGCEGVLVKNFYLSCDPYMRRRMTKYDPGARYVDSFNPGSPISGYGVGKVLESGDPKFKEGDLVWGTTGWEEYSLITGTATQSLFKIHNTHDVPLSYYTGILGMPGMTAYAGFYEVCSPKKGETVFVSAASGAVGQLVGQFAKLSGCYVVGSAGTKQKVDLLKNKFGFDEAFNYKDEPDLDAALKRYFPEGIDIYFDNVGGKMLDAVLLNMKMNGRIAACGMISQYNLEQPEGVHNLMSLIMKQVHLKGFLVFNYYHLYGKFLETVLPAIKEGKITYVEDVAEGLEGAPAALIGLFAGNNVGKQVVVVSRE, from the exons ATGGCGAGTGAGGATGGAGTGATCAAGATCATCAGGAACAAGCAGGTGATTCTGAGGGACTACGTGTCTGGCTTCCCCAAAGAATCCGACATGCAAGTAGTGAACAGCGGCACTATAAAGTTGAAGCTTCCGGAAGGTTGTGAGGGGGTTTTGGTGAAGAACTTCTACTTGTCGTGCGATCCTTATATGAGGAGACGCATGACCAAGTACGATCCTGGCGCCCGTTATGTCGACTCCTTCAACCCCGGTTCG CCTATAAGCGGATATGGAGTGGGTAAAGTGTTGGAATCCGGAGATCCCAAGTTTAAGGAAGGCGACTTGGTTTGGGGAACTACCGGGTGGGAAGAATACAGTCTCATCACTGGCACTGCAACTCAGTCTTTGTTTAAGATTCACAACACCCACGACGTCCCTCTCTCTTACTATACTGGAATTCTtg GTATGCCTGGAATGACTGCTTATGCTGGTTTTTATGAGGTTTGCTCTCCTAAGAAGGGAGAGACAGTGTTCGTTTCAGCAGCATCTGGAGCAGTAGGTCAGCTTGTTGGCCAGTTTGCAAAGCTCTCTGGTTGCTATGTTGTTGGTAGTGCTGGAACCAAACAAAAG GTTGATTTGCTGAAGAACAAGTTTGGTTTTGACGAGGCTTTCAACTATAAAGACGAACCTGACCTTGATGCAGCTTTGAAAAG GTACTTCCCTGAAGGAATCGATATATACTTTGACAATGTTGGGGGAAAGATGCTTGATGCAGTGCTACTAAACATGAAGATGAATGGCCGAATTGCAGCTTGTGGGATGATCTCACAGTACAACCTGGAGCAGCCTGAAGGTGTACACAATTTAATGTCTCTGATCATGAAACAGGTCCACTTGAAGGGCTTCCTGGTTTTCAATTACTATCACCTTTATGGAAAGTTTCTTGAAACGGTTCTGCCTGCCATAAAAGAAGGGAAGATAACCTACGTGGAAGATGTAGCTGAAGGCCTTGAGGGCGCTCCAGCAGCTCTGATCGGGCTCTTTGCAGGCAACAATGTCGGAAAGCAGGTGGTTGTAGTTTCCCGAGAGTGA